One region of Leucoraja erinacea ecotype New England chromosome 10, Leri_hhj_1, whole genome shotgun sequence genomic DNA includes:
- the crb1 gene encoding protein crumbs homolog 1 — protein MESEASLGTYAVIPVKESAPRWCFGAAVNKCLSSPCRHNAACESVLHDYLCHCPRVPVAFTGKDCDELLDACASSPCRHGATCKSSTLGTPAFTCHCPPGRTGADCKTHAGGCASLPCLNGATCVDDGAGYSCVCPPGFTDTDCGAHLGGCAPNPCQNGAVCRDKPGSFSCFCVPGYQGGLCEIEVDECASEPCRNESTCLNKIDKYLCLCPPGLTGTDCEVEIDECLSQPCLNGGRCQDDFAGYTCRCAPGYMGSICETDLDECVSRPCQNGGRCIDEANGCCLLFADTRYRCECVHSGYTGLHCDIHVPGCLSHPCLNAATCQDIAGNYTCHCLPGFTGPQCETTIQECSSNPCLHGGQCVELTWLKVYGNATDVPAVSSSERDSGYICKCRRGFTGSHCEIDVGECDWNPCRNGGTCQNMQEGYICHCPAGSEQGVLFGGQNCTDILTGCESHKCLNKATCIPYLLDTQPRHRCLCANGYTGTNCQLSTTFSFAVSGYLRFKTSITRKNESAANTPPYRIFLRCRTMLSNAVIFHRGNRETFMKLEVVDGHLSALLQVRNQPLATLEIFKDMSDGEWHTVQVTLSSHFAVKLLDSSCAGECMVLKPLEMESGQLSSAFENTSFGGTLDVHGDDPGATQPQTWPHFIGCLQDVTVEWNVLELGALTAEAALNVQPGCSESDPCQADPCQSRGQCVDLLINYRCDCFRPYVGLNCSEELIAGRFGGEDSKGYALFTIDDDPGEEVNISMFVRSRKPNGLLLMLRNSSVPYLQLELDAGHVVAQSPPSQPLTSHHSITDGDIYLITVEIKQNQLKLVESGRVVGHVPIPPVRVQAGDVALIGGLPNQMELAQDASYFEGCIQDIKINNKRLEFYPIAVSGESYSNRKLVNITSGCAGNNTCQFSPCLNGGVCSSSWDDFVCSCPPNTSGKTCSLVQWCQLDPCPQGSRCHLLGDGFDCLVHATFKGEQSLTFRGNGKIKRDLTNITFSVRSKESNAVVLHAVKDRDFITIGIQQYHLILMIGGGKGRGNLSLLSSKPISDGVWHDVTLHMSHPSLQQSTWQMEVDQTDGTLTSLSDNGNLNFLREGADINLGSGGSEKAGSFRGCLNTMRLGGISLPYLATDNVRIVSPQQEQFIQPSFTSISRGCPGESICASDPCANNGKCEDMVSYYQCSCPMGWTGSNCEEDIDDCWSSPCIHGHCTDRVSAYRCSCLPGYTGTNCEANIDNCPMHRCANGATCINAIAGYSCRCTSNFTGRFCQCEINIDECESSPCLNGGFCQNLPHQFQCICDMNFAGDHCEFDLWTRRMEERFLPGCGWLLATLLLLKEGVLLAQAVNVTDSTPTTNAANTSTTNPPASKVNIAAIVAPCVIGGLIVLAIILAVVILKLREKRQTEGNYSPSNQEQTGSRMEMNNALKLPPEERLI, from the exons ATGGAGTCGGAGGCCTCTCTCGGGACTTACGCGGTGATCCCAGTCAAGGAATCGGCTCCAC GTTGGTGCTTTGGGGCGGCTGTGAACAAATGCCTGTCCAGCCCCTGCCGGCACAATGCAGCCTGTGAGAGTGTGCTGCATGACTACCTGTGCCACTGTCCCCGAGTGCCCGTGGCGTTCACAGGGAAGGACTGCGACGAGCTGCTGGACGCTTGTGCGTCGAGCCCCTGCCGGCACGGCGCCACTTGCAAGAGCAGCACCTTGGGCACGCCTGCCTTCACCTGCCACTGCCCGCCTGGTCGGACAGGAGCCGACTGCAAGACCCATGCCGGCGGATGCGCCAGCCTCCCCTGCTTGAACGGCGCCACGTGCGTGGACGATGGCGCTGGTTACAGTTGCGTCTGCCCGCCGGGCTTCACAGACACCGACTGTGGAGCCCACCTGGGTGGGTGTGCGCCAAACCCGTGCCAGAATGGTGCTGTGTGTCGGGACAAGCCCGGCAGCTTCTCCTGCTTCTGTGTGCCCGGTTACCAGGGCGGGCTGTGTGAGATCGAAGTGGATGAGTGCGCCTCGGAACCCTGCAGGAACGAATCCACCTGCCTGAACAAAATCGACAAGTACCTCTGCCTCTGCCCACCTGGTCTGACAG GCACTGATTGTGAAGTGGAAATCGATGAATGCTTGTCGCAACCTTGCTTGAACGGGGGCCGCTGCCAGGATGACTTTGCAGGCTACACCTGCAGATGTGCTCCAGGGTacatgggcagcatctgtgaaacagACCTCGACGAATGTGTGAGCCGCCCCTGTCAGAATGGAGGGAGGTGCATTGATGAAGCCAATGGGT GCTGCCTTTTGTTTGCTGATACCAGGTACAGATGCGAGTGTGTACACAGCGGTTACACAGGTCTGCACTGTGACATCCATGTCCCAGGCTGTCTTTCACATCCCTGCCTCAACGCCGCCACCTGCCAGGACATTGCTGGGAATtacacttgtcactgcctgccag GTTTTACGGGGCCACAGTGTGAGACGACTATCCAGGAGTGTAGCAGCAATCCATGTCTACACGGGGGGCAGTGTGTGGAACTCACCTGGCTGAAGGTGTATGGAAACGCCACCGACGTGCCTGCAGTCTCCAGCTCTGAGCGTGATTCCGGCTACATCTGTAAATGCCGGCGTGGATTCACAG GTTCCCACTGTGAGATCGATGTTGGCGAGTGCGACTGGAATCCTTGTCGGAATGGAGGAACGTGCCAGAATATGCAGGAGGGATACATCTGCCACTGCCCAGCAGGAAGCGAACAAGGGGTGTTATTCGGAGGCCAGAACTGTACAGATATTCTGACTGGCTGTGAGAGCCACAAATGCCTGAACAAAGCAACATGCATCCCTTACCTGCTGGATACACAACCCAGGCACCGCTGCCTCTGTGCGAACGGCTACACTGGCACGAACTGTCAACTGTCGACAACCTTCTCTTTTGCTGTCAGCGgctatcttcgttttaaaacaTCAATTACCAGGAAAAATGAGTCAGCGGCAAACACACCTCCCTATCGCATATTCCTAAGGTGTAGAACCATGCTGTCCAATGCAGTCATTTTCCACCGGGGGAACAGAGAAACATTCATGAAATTGGAAGTAGTCGATGGGCATTTATCAgcgttgctgcaagtaaggaatCAGCCACTTGCAACCCTTGAGATCTTCAAGGACATGAGCGATGGGGAGTGGCACACTGTGCAAGTGACACTCAGCAGTCATTTTGCTGTCAAACTGCTGGATAGTTCCTGTGCTGGAGAATGCATGGTCCTGAAGCCTCTAGAGATGGAGAGTGGGCAACTTTCCTCTGCATTTGAAAACACATCCTTTGGTGGTACGCTGGATGTCCATGGAGATGATCCAGGAGCGACCCAGCCCCAGACTTGGCCACATTTTATTGGCTGCCTTCAGGACGTGACAGTGGAATGGAATGTGCTAGAGCTGGGCGCTCTCACGGCTGAGGCGGCCCTGAATGTGCAGCCTGGTTGCAGCGAGAGTGATCCGTGCCAGGCGGATCCGTGCCAAAGCAGGGGCCAATGTGTCGATTTGTTGATAAATTACCGCTGTGATTGTTTCCGCCCATACGTCGGATTGAACTGTTCTGAAG AATTAATCGCAGGTAGATTTGGCGGTGAAGATTCCAAAGGCTACGCTTTGTTTACCATTGATGACGATCCAGGAGAGGAAGTGAACATATCCATGTTTGTTCGTTCCCGCAAACCAAACGGTCTGTTACTGATGCTGAGGAATAGTAGCGTTCCGTACCTTCAGCTGGAGTTAGACGCTGGACATGTGGTGGCACAATCTCCTCCGTCTCAACCTCTCACCAGTCATCACTCCATTACCGACGGCGACATCTATCTAATAACTGTGGAGATAAAACAAAACCAACTGAAGCTGGTCGAGTCGGGTCGAGTCGTAGGACATGTTCCAATTCCCCCAGTTAGAGTGCAGGCTGGTGATGTGGCTTTGATCGGAGGCCTGCCAAATCAGATGGAACTTGCCCAAGACGCAAGTTACTTTGAAGGATGCATCCAGGATATAAAAATCAACAACAAGAGACTTGAGTTTTATCCCATTGCAGTCTCCGGGGAGTCTTACAGTAACAGGAAATTAGTAAATATAACAAGTGGTTGTGCTGGAAACAATACCTGTCAG TTCAGCCCTTGTTTGAATGGTGGCGTCTGCTCGTCCAGCTGGGATGACTTTGTCTGCTCCTGCCCTCCGAATACCTCTGGGAAAACCTGCAGCCTGGTGCAGTGGTGTCAGCTCGACCCTTGTCCGCAGGGTTCACGATGCCACTTGCTTGGAGATGGGTTTGATT GCCTTGTTCATGCCACGTTCAAAGGAGAGCAAAGCTTGACATTCAGAGGGAATGGCAAAATTAAGCGGGATCTCACCAACATTACTTTCAGCGTTCGATCGAAGGAATCGAACGCCGTCGTGCTCCACGCTGTGAAGGATCGAGACTTCATCACCATCGGCATCCAGCAGTACCATCTCATATTGATGATAGGTGGTGGAAAGGGCAGGGGCAACCTGAGTCTCCTCAGCTCAAAGCCAATAAGCGATGGTGTTTGGCATGATGTTACTCTGCACATGTCCCATCCCTCGCTTCAGCAATCCACGTGGCAGATGGAGGTCGACCAGACGGATGGGACGTTGACCAGTCTCTCCGACAACGGGAACCTGAACTTCCTGAGAGAAGGAGCAGACATTAACCTGGGCTCTGGAGGCTCAGAGAAAGCAGGCAGCTTCAGAGGTTGCTTGAACACCATGAGACTGGGTGGGATCTCCTTGCCGTACCTGGCAACCGATAACGTGCGCATTGTCAGCCCGCAGCAGGAACAGTTTATACAACCGTCCTTCACTAGCATATCGCGGGGCTGCCCCGGGGAAAGTATTTGTGCATCCGATCCGTGTGCAAACAATGGCAAATGCGAGGACATGGTCAGTTACTACCAGTGCAGCTGCCCGATGggctggacaggcagcaactgtgaagagGACATTGATGATTGCTGGTCGAGTCCTTGCATCCATGGCCACTGCACGGACCGAGTCTCTGCGTACCGGTGTTCCTGCCTGCCCGGCTACACCGGCACCAATTGTGAAGCGAACATCGACAACTGCCCAATGCACAGGTGTGCCAATGGAGCTACCTGCATCAATGCCATAGCTGGTTACTCGTGCAGGTGCACCAGTAACTTCACTGGAAGATTCTGTCA ATGCGAAATCAACATTGATGAATGTGAATCGAGCCCTTGTCTCAACGGAGGCTTCTGCCAAAACCTGCCCCACCAGTTCCAGTGCATTTGTGACATGAACTTCGCCGGCGACCACTGCGAGTTTGAT